Proteins co-encoded in one Desulfitobacterium hafniense DCB-2 genomic window:
- the hrcA gene encoding heat-inducible transcriptional repressor HrcA — translation MQMDERKKKILRAIVQDYISTAEPVGSRTIARKFDLGISPATIRNEMSDMEELGLIEQPHTSAGRIPSDAGYRYYVDCLLEKSSIADDVKDVIEKETTKRIAEIQTVIAHSSKLLSELTHLTSIVIGPDKGKSAFNQMHFLPYEPGKAIMVVVKENGVVENQIVEIGENVTAEELQRIANVFNHKMRGHSMEEVKRDMLHEIYSELTRQRFLIDNALELLSAVLSNSPEESSKVYLGGTLNMLNQPEFRDVEKIRNLFQIFEEGAQIIKVLHPQKEGLAVTIGGENKLKELRDCSIITGTYWIDGEPLGTIGLIGPTRMDYGKAMAMVDYMTRTLTELLTVRRRN, via the coding sequence ATGCAGATGGACGAGCGAAAAAAGAAGATCCTGCGGGCTATCGTACAGGATTATATCAGTACTGCTGAGCCTGTCGGTTCACGAACCATCGCCCGGAAATTTGATTTAGGCATCTCGCCGGCCACCATTCGTAACGAAATGTCCGATATGGAAGAGTTGGGTCTTATTGAGCAGCCCCATACTTCAGCAGGCCGCATTCCCTCGGATGCGGGTTATCGGTATTATGTGGACTGTCTCCTGGAGAAATCCAGTATTGCCGATGATGTCAAGGATGTTATTGAAAAAGAGACCACGAAAAGAATTGCGGAGATTCAGACGGTCATTGCCCATTCCAGCAAGCTCCTTTCTGAACTCACCCATTTGACCAGTATCGTCATCGGGCCGGACAAGGGAAAGAGCGCCTTTAATCAGATGCACTTCCTGCCTTATGAACCCGGCAAAGCCATCATGGTGGTCGTCAAGGAAAATGGCGTGGTGGAGAATCAGATTGTCGAGATTGGGGAAAATGTAACAGCCGAGGAGCTTCAGAGAATTGCCAACGTATTTAACCATAAGATGCGTGGGCATTCTATGGAAGAAGTGAAACGGGATATGCTTCATGAGATATACAGCGAACTGACTCGTCAACGCTTCCTGATTGACAATGCCTTAGAGCTTCTTTCCGCCGTTCTGAGCAATAGCCCTGAAGAGTCCAGTAAAGTCTACCTGGGTGGAACTCTGAACATGTTGAACCAACCTGAATTCCGGGATGTAGAAAAGATCAGAAACCTCTTCCAGATTTTCGAAGAGGGAGCCCAAATCATCAAAGTATTGCATCCTCAGAAAGAAGGTTTGGCAGTGACTATCGGTGGGGAAAATAAACTGAAGGAACTTCGGGACTGCAGTATTATTACCGGGACCTATTGGATTGATGGAGAGCCTTTGGGAACGATCGGCTTGATTGGACCTACCCGTATGGATTATGGGAAGGCTATGGCCATGGTGGATTACATGACAAGAACGCTCACAGAGCTGCTTACTGTGCGACGAAGGAATTAG
- a CDS encoding class D sortase has product MSKKISSIIFIVAGLTLLAYPKAAEMHSTYLQKKLVSEWQAALAAVDQGERAADPAPDQDAEESSPAKESPGDLPEEFITPEEKDRQDYIHDTMEGMLKIEKIGLELPILKGVTEANLDLSVAHMENTGNMGEPGNYAIAGHRSHTYGRQFNRLEEVNPGDRLEVTDGKTTYTYTVTQKLYVDPTETYVLNSNKDISEITLITCHPMINPTHRLIIKGVLGG; this is encoded by the coding sequence ATGTCGAAGAAAATTAGCTCCATCATCTTCATCGTGGCAGGACTCACTCTGCTGGCCTATCCCAAGGCAGCGGAAATGCACAGCACCTATCTGCAGAAAAAGCTGGTCAGCGAATGGCAAGCAGCCCTTGCCGCTGTGGATCAAGGAGAACGAGCCGCTGACCCGGCCCCTGATCAGGATGCTGAAGAAAGCAGCCCGGCGAAAGAGTCGCCGGGTGATTTGCCGGAAGAGTTCATCACTCCGGAAGAAAAAGACAGACAAGATTATATACACGACACGATGGAAGGAATGCTCAAGATCGAGAAGATCGGCCTTGAGCTGCCCATCCTCAAAGGTGTAACCGAAGCAAACCTGGATCTATCGGTAGCTCATATGGAGAACACCGGGAACATGGGTGAGCCGGGCAATTACGCCATAGCCGGTCATCGAAGCCATACTTATGGCCGGCAATTCAACAGGCTGGAGGAAGTCAATCCGGGAGACCGGCTGGAAGTAACCGATGGGAAGACTACCTATACCTACACCGTAACCCAAAAATTATATGTTGACCCCACGGAAACCTACGTTCTTAACAGCAATAAGGATATCAGCGAAATAACCCTCATTACCTGTCACCCCATGATCAACCCGACTCACAGGCTGATCATTAAAGGAGTATTAGGGGGGTGA